One segment of Paenibacillus sp. FSL R7-0337 DNA contains the following:
- a CDS encoding serine/threonine protein kinase, with product MGMSSNPSYPAGTVITGKWRGNRYVVERVLGKGANGTVYLVQREGRRERYALKIGYDTLELQSEINVLTSLQSCRKRSEHRARKESPLSSYLLESDDFKDRDQAPFYVMRYVEGRPLHHFLSRNGASWLGLVGMTILEKLQTLHECGFVFGDLKPENVMVSSYGEAELIDYGGASPIGRSVKQFTEWHDRGFWNAGSRTGDQSYDLFAFAVLCLRLLNEEGLKSAAQQLPQTRSVEELMKLARELPDKKLSSWLCLALKGGFPGSAQAAEIWRSHIYRGRKTGHETMATPRWLKNAFALSLFLLAFTLYWVFRF from the coding sequence ATGGGTATGTCGTCTAATCCATCCTATCCGGCAGGCACAGTGATTACCGGCAAATGGCGGGGGAACCGTTATGTCGTGGAACGTGTGCTGGGGAAAGGGGCAAACGGAACCGTATATCTGGTGCAGCGGGAAGGCCGACGGGAGCGGTATGCGCTTAAGATCGGATACGATACGCTGGAGCTGCAGTCTGAGATTAACGTGCTGACCTCCCTGCAGTCCTGCCGCAAACGCAGCGAGCACCGGGCACGCAAGGAATCGCCGCTATCCTCCTACCTGCTGGAATCGGATGATTTCAAGGATCGGGACCAGGCGCCCTTTTATGTGATGCGCTATGTGGAAGGAAGGCCGCTGCATCATTTCCTGTCCAGGAATGGTGCCTCCTGGCTGGGGCTTGTCGGAATGACGATTCTGGAGAAGCTGCAGACGCTACATGAGTGCGGCTTCGTATTCGGAGACCTGAAGCCGGAGAATGTCATGGTATCCAGCTACGGGGAAGCCGAGCTGATTGATTACGGAGGGGCAAGTCCCATCGGACGCAGCGTGAAGCAGTTCACCGAATGGCATGACCGCGGATTCTGGAATGCCGGCAGCCGGACAGGTGACCAGAGCTATGACCTGTTTGCTTTTGCCGTCCTGTGCCTGCGTCTCCTTAATGAAGAAGGGCTGAAGTCTGCCGCCCAGCAGCTGCCGCAGACAAGGAGCGTAGAGGAGCTGATGAAGCTGGCCCGGGAGCTGCCGGACAAGAAACTGTCCTCCTGGCTATGCCTCGCGCTCAAAGGCGGTTTCCCCGGTTCTGCGCAGGCTGCGGAGATCTGGAGAAGCCACATCTACAGAGGACGGAAGACCGGACATGAGACGATGGCGACCCCGCGCTGGCTCAAAAATGCGTTCGCGCTGTCTTTATTTCTGCTGGCATTCACGCTATACTGGGTTTTCCGTTTCTGA